CCAGCGATGCCTCTGGGAACAATCCATGTCCAAGGTTGAAAATAAATCCAGGCTCTTGCATTCCTTCGTCTAGAATTCTTCGAGCGTGCTCATGAATGACTTCCGAAGGCGCAGTAAGTACATAGGGATCCAGATTGCCCTGAACAGCAAACTTACCACCCGTGCGGCGTCTGCCTTCAGATACGGAAACCCGCCAATCCAACCCAATGACATCACTCTGCAAGCTAGTAAGATGAGGAAGCAATTCTCCTGAGCTTACGCCTGGGAAATAAATTTTCGGCACATCAAGGTCTGAAAGACTTGCAAAAATGCTTTCCACATGCGGAAGCACAAATTGCTTGAAATCATGCGGTGCCAGCGAGCCTACCCAGCTATCAAACAATTGCACAGCCTTGGCTCCCGATTGAATATGCGCGCGCAAATAGGTTGCCGCCATATCTGCAAGCTTACCCATCAAGTTATGCCAAACATTCGGATCACTATACATGAGTGCTTTAGTCCGTATGTAGGATTTGGATGGGCGTCCTTCTATAAGGTAGCTAGCCAACGTGAATGGAGCTCCTGCAAATGATATTAGAGGCACCGTAAGCTCACGCTCAAGAATCTTAATGGTGTCCAGCACATGCGACAAATCTTTTTCCACATCAATAGGCTTTAAACGCTCAATATCACTCGCGCTACGGATTGGATTATGGATGACTGGCCCGACATCCTTGACGATATCAAAATCAATTCCAATCGAAGCTACGGGATTCATAATATCGGAGTATAGAATAGCTGCATCAACACCAAGCTTATGTATCGGCATGAGTGTCACTTCAGCAGCGAGCTCCGGCTGCTTGCAAATTTCGAGCAGAGTATATTTTTCTTTTATTTTACGATAATCAGGATCATAACGTCCGGCTTGACGCATATACCACACAGGCACCCGTTCAACCGACTCTCCCCTGCAGGCGCGTAGAAACAAGTCATTCGTAATCATAGTGTTATCCTCTTCTAGACAATAGATTGGTTACTTTCCTTTCATTATGCCCCTTTTGCCCCGCTAGAACAACCTCATGCGCCCTTAGGAGTATGACAATAGTTTGACAAAGGCCATAATAGAAGCTTAATCGCTTGTGATATACTATCAAGACATAAGAATGGCAGACAAAAAGGAGCAACAAATGCAGCGCTGGAAAATAAATTTGATCGTCCTGATGAGCGGAAATTTCCTGGTATTTGCGGGAATGACGATGATTATCCCGTTCCTATCCTTATATTTAAAACAAGATCTTGGGTTAACAGACAATCACGAAATTGGTCTATGGGCTGGGTTAATTTTCGCAGCAAATTTCGTTACATCATTCCTATTCCAGCCGTTATGGGGCAAGCTCTCTGATAAATACGGGCGCAAATTAATGCTCCTTCGTTCAGGCTTCGGGATGTCCATAGTCATGGTGCTTATGGGCTTCGCTACTGAGCCGTGGCATCTTCTCTTACTTAGAATGCTTAACGGCGTAATCTCTGGCTATACACCCGCCGCAGTCTCTCTGGTATCCGCAACTACGCCGAAAAATCGTATGGGCTTCGCCATGGGGACACTGCAATCGGGGGGAACAGCCGGCGCCATTCTAGGACCGTTCATAGGCGGCTTACTTGCAGACAGCTTTGGCTACCGTCCGATTTTCTACATTACAGGCTCGTTTCTATTTCTTGCCTCATTTATTTCTTGGCTCATGGTTCGTGAGAACTTCGATCGTTCTGCAGCAGCACTTAAGAAGCAAGTTAGCGTGGTTAAGGGCTTTCGTGACTTAATGGTCATTCGTCAGCTTCCTGTTCTGCTAACAATCACTTTCCTTATTCAATTTGCGATGTTAAGTCCAATGCCGCTTATGCCGCTTTATGTTCAGGAGCTTCATGGTACGACTGAAAATTTGGCCTTCTACGCCGGATTTGTCGGATCGGTAACCGGAATTTCCAATTTAATTAGCGCACCTCTCCTTGGTCGATTAAGCGATCGGATTGGTCCAACGCGGATTCTGCTTATTTCACTCGCAGGAGCGGGCGTCATGCTTATTCCACAAGCATTCGTCGGGTCCGTCAGCCAACTGCTAATTTTCCGCTTTTTATTGGGATGCTTTATGGGCGGATTGATCCCGACAGTCAATTCCCTCATACGCAAGCACACACCAGACGGTATGGAGAGCCGCTCTTACGGCTTTAACAGCAGTGCTCTTAGCCTTGGTAATATGTTGGGTCCCGTCATGGGTGGTTTATTGTCCGGCTTGATTGGCATCGAGGGATTGTTCATCCTGTCGGGTATCCTGCTGTTTTTGACCTGTATTTGGGCTACCCGAGCTTTGCGAGCCCGGCGGAGTACGTAGGGAATGGGAAATATACTGCTACAAAAAGCCTTCAAATCCACTCGCTACTATAAAAAGCCTTCAAATCACTCGCTACTACGCGGGATTTGAAGGCTTTTCAATTTGATTATGAGAATTTTAATTAGAGACTACTCAAATTTTACTAAGAAATAATTTTTCTTCCCACGACGCAGAACAACGTATTTACTATGGAGCCGCTGTTCTTGGGTAACGACGAAATCGATAGCGTTTTGTCTCTGACCATTGATATATACTGCTCCGCTCTCAATATCCTGCCTAGCTTGTCGGCGGGATGGAGCCGCTTGAGCTGCAATGAGAAGATCCATTAACGGAATTTCCTCTTCATTAATAACAGTTGTCGGCATGTCTTGAAGCGCCTCTACGAGCTCCGCCTCAGTCAGCAAAGTAACATCTCCCGAGAACAACGCTTCCGTAATTTTCTCCGCGCTTATGACCGCTTCCTCGCCGTGTACGAGGCGGGTGACTTCACGGGCTAGCTCACGCTGGGCGGCACGCTTCTCAGGACGGGTGCTAAGCTCTGTCTCTAGCTCGGCTATTTGCCCGCGATCAAGGAATGTGAAATATTTTAAGAACTTGATTACATCATTGTCGTCCGTGTTAATCCAGAATTGGTAGAACGCATACACCGATGTTTTACTCCGATCAAGCCAGACAGCACCGGATTCGGATTTGCCGAATTTCTTCCCATCACTCTTCGTGACAAGTGGGAGGGTCATTCCATAAGCGCTGCCTCCGCCCATTTTGCCGATTAAATCAAGACCTGCCGTAATATTGCCCCACTGATCGCTGCCTCCGATTTGCAATGTGCAATTGTGATCAGTTAGCAGCTTGTAGAAGTCGTAGGACTGTAGGATCATGTAGCTGAATTCTGTAAAAGAGATCCCGTTCGCCAGCCTTGAATCGACCGAATCCTTCGCCAACATGTAGTTGACGGTAAAATGCTTACCGATATCCCGCAGGAAGGTAATGATGTCCAGCGGCGCAATCCAATCATAGTTGCTTACAAGCTTTGCTCCATTTGCTTCTTGGTTAAAATCAAGAAAACGGGAAAGCTGATCCTTCAGTCTATTCGTCCATTCCGCAACCGTATCCGCAGTATTCAAGGAACGTTCTGTCGAGCGACCACTTGGATCACCGATTAGTCCTGTGCCCCCGCCCACTAATGCGATAGGGTTATGACCAGCCTTCTGAAAATGGCGAAGGATTAGCACAGGAAGCAAGTGGCCGATATGCAAACTATCCGCTGTTGGATCAAATCCGCAATAAAGTACAACCCTTTCGTTGTTGAGCTTCTCTTGAAGTGCTTCGCGATTAGTCGTTTGATGGATTAAACCTCTGTATTCTAGGTCCTCTAATAAAGCATTAGAGATATTTGCTGTAGCTTGATTAGTATCAGACATCTCAATCTCTCCTTCTCATCTGTGCAGAAATTAACAAGCATAAGCGGCTGACGCCGTCCTTTCACGGCGTTCAACGCGTATGTCGGAGACATATCAGAAAAGTATAGAAAATTCTATACTTGCTGATATGTACAAAAAAGACCCGTCCTGTCTAAAGACAGGGACGAGTCATCGCGGTACCACCCTAATTGAAAACACGCTTATGCGCATTCTCCACTCTTGTCAAATAACGGTAGACTACCGTCTTGCCCTTCCGCGCCGGCGCGGTTTCGGATCAAGAAGCTCCAGGACGTAATTCGCGTTTGCTCGTGAACCGGCTTGCATCAACCGCCGGCTTTCTGGATCACGTTGTACGAACGCTACTGATTCCCTTCATCACACTTAAGTTTAGTTGTTGGCAATACTTTATAACACTATACCTAATATGTCAATTAAGTTGGGCTGTTGCGGGAAAATTAGTCGGCTGGGCTGCTTTATTGCTCACATAAACTGTGCCAATGCTGGGAATTAGTCGGTGCCTCCGCTTATCTCTTACACAAACTACGCCCATGCAGAGAATTAGTCGGTGTCTCCGCTTATCTCCTCACTCTAGCTACCCCATTGCCGAGAATTAGTCGGTGCCTCCGCTTATCTTCTCACTCTAACTACTCCATTGCAGGGAATTAGTCGGTGTTTCCGCTTATCTCCTCACTCTAACTACTCCATTGCAGGGAATTAGTCGGTGCCTCCGCTTATCTCCTCACTCTAACTACTCCATTGCAGGGAATTAGTCGGTGTCTCCGCTTATCTCCTCACTCTAACTACTCCATTTCAGGGAATTAGTCGGTGTCTCCGCTTATCTCCTCACTCTAGCTACCCCATTGCCGAGAATTAGTCGGTGCCTCCGCTTATCTCTTACACAAACTACGCCCATTCAGAGAATTAGTCGGTGCCTCCGCCTATCTCCTTACACAAACTACGCCCATGCAGAGAATTAGTCGGTGTCTCCGCTTATCTACTCACTCTAGCTACCCCATTGCCGAGAATTAGTCGGTGCCTCCGCTTATCTCCTTACACAAACTACACCCATGCAGAGAATTAGTCGGTGCCTCCGCTTATCTCTTACACAAACTACGCCCATGCAGTGAATTAGTCGGTGTCTCCGCTTATCTCCTTACACATACTGCGCCCATGCAGTGAATTAGTCGGTGCCTCCGCCTATCTCCTTACACAAACTACGCCCATTCAGAGAATTAGTCGGTGCCTCCGCTTATCTCCTTACACAAACTACGCTCATGCAGTGAATTAGTCGGTGCCTCCGCTTATCTCCTTACACAAACTACGCCCATGCAGAGAATTAGTCGGTGCCT
This portion of the Cohnella abietis genome encodes:
- the hemE gene encoding uroporphyrinogen decarboxylase, with the protein product MITNDLFLRACRGESVERVPVWYMRQAGRYDPDYRKIKEKYTLLEICKQPELAAEVTLMPIHKLGVDAAILYSDIMNPVASIGIDFDIVKDVGPVIHNPIRSASDIERLKPIDVEKDLSHVLDTIKILERELTVPLISFAGAPFTLASYLIEGRPSKSYIRTKALMYSDPNVWHNLMGKLADMAATYLRAHIQSGAKAVQLFDSWVGSLAPHDFKQFVLPHVESIFASLSDLDVPKIYFPGVSSGELLPHLTSLQSDVIGLDWRVSVSEGRRRTGGKFAVQGNLDPYVLTAPSEVIHEHARRILDEGMQEPGFIFNLGHGLFPEASLEKLKELTEFVHTYSENKISAGVTS
- a CDS encoding MFS transporter; translation: MQRWKINLIVLMSGNFLVFAGMTMIIPFLSLYLKQDLGLTDNHEIGLWAGLIFAANFVTSFLFQPLWGKLSDKYGRKLMLLRSGFGMSIVMVLMGFATEPWHLLLLRMLNGVISGYTPAAVSLVSATTPKNRMGFAMGTLQSGGTAGAILGPFIGGLLADSFGYRPIFYITGSFLFLASFISWLMVRENFDRSAAALKKQVSVVKGFRDLMVIRQLPVLLTITFLIQFAMLSPMPLMPLYVQELHGTTENLAFYAGFVGSVTGISNLISAPLLGRLSDRIGPTRILLISLAGAGVMLIPQAFVGSVSQLLIFRFLLGCFMGGLIPTVNSLIRKHTPDGMESRSYGFNSSALSLGNMLGPVMGGLLSGLIGIEGLFILSGILLFLTCIWATRALRARRST
- the tyrS gene encoding tyrosine--tRNA ligase, with product MSDTNQATANISNALLEDLEYRGLIHQTTNREALQEKLNNERVVLYCGFDPTADSLHIGHLLPVLILRHFQKAGHNPIALVGGGTGLIGDPSGRSTERSLNTADTVAEWTNRLKDQLSRFLDFNQEANGAKLVSNYDWIAPLDIITFLRDIGKHFTVNYMLAKDSVDSRLANGISFTEFSYMILQSYDFYKLLTDHNCTLQIGGSDQWGNITAGLDLIGKMGGGSAYGMTLPLVTKSDGKKFGKSESGAVWLDRSKTSVYAFYQFWINTDDNDVIKFLKYFTFLDRGQIAELETELSTRPEKRAAQRELAREVTRLVHGEEAVISAEKITEALFSGDVTLLTEAELVEALQDMPTTVINEEEIPLMDLLIAAQAAPSRRQARQDIESGAVYINGQRQNAIDFVVTQEQRLHSKYVVLRRGKKNYFLVKFE